One Brevibacillus choshinensis genomic window carries:
- a CDS encoding DUF309 domain-containing protein, translating into MRYPGQYLQFIEKFNEGEYYECHDLLEEIWMENKSDKFLQGLLQMAVGLYHREYGNIKGARWMFGNARKYLLRYGPVHWGLDVKGVIEYIEACESALPEVDEIPHAKAKAMAFPSLRLRIDTS; encoded by the coding sequence ATGCGGTATCCCGGACAGTATCTTCAGTTCATTGAAAAATTCAATGAAGGTGAGTACTACGAATGCCATGATCTGCTGGAAGAGATCTGGATGGAAAACAAATCCGACAAGTTCCTGCAAGGGCTCTTGCAAATGGCTGTCGGCCTGTATCATCGGGAATACGGCAATATCAAAGGCGCTCGCTGGATGTTTGGCAACGCGCGAAAGTACCTGCTCCGTTACGGTCCCGTCCATTGGGGGCTCGATGTAAAAGGAGTCATCGAATACATAGAAGCCTGCGAGAGTGCCCTGCCAGAAGTTGACGAGATTCCCCATGCGAAAGCCAAAGCCATGGCGTTTCCGTCTTTGCGTTTGCGAATCGACACATCGTGA
- a CDS encoding divergent PAP2 family protein, translating into MADIFENFPLWAALLAIGIAQFIKIPLNYFATKTWQWSLMLSTGGMPSSHSSAVTALSTAVGLREGFSSNMFAISAILGVIVMFDAAGVRRHAGMQAVVLNKLVDEFNHLLEGMKSLKVRPNQEKAKKLKELLGHQPIEVLIGGWLGIMIALLVHPFF; encoded by the coding sequence GTGGCGGATATTTTTGAAAACTTCCCCTTATGGGCTGCGCTGCTTGCCATAGGAATCGCCCAATTTATCAAAATTCCCCTCAATTATTTCGCTACCAAAACATGGCAATGGTCGCTGATGTTGAGTACCGGCGGCATGCCTAGTTCGCACTCTTCGGCCGTAACCGCTCTCTCGACTGCGGTGGGCCTTCGTGAAGGCTTTTCCAGCAATATGTTCGCGATCTCGGCCATCCTCGGCGTCATCGTGATGTTCGATGCGGCAGGCGTACGCCGCCATGCCGGCATGCAGGCAGTGGTATTGAACAAGCTGGTCGACGAATTCAACCACCTCCTGGAAGGCATGAAATCGCTCAAGGTTCGTCCGAATCAGGAAAAAGCAAAGAAATTGAAGGAGCTGCTCGGGCATCAGCCGATTGAAGTCCTGATCGGCGGCTGGCTGGGAATCATGATCGCGCTCCTCGTTCATCCGTTTTTCTGA
- a CDS encoding cobalamin-binding protein, whose amino-acid sequence MRIVSICPSNTEILYYLGLGDQVVGLDDHSDWPEEWQHLSKVGPDLTIDLDRVAALKPDLVVASLSVPGMEANVEALQARGMPHIVLNPSRIKDIAADIRLVGEATGVHKRAEQLAAHFDERIETIRQHSSQYTYKPKLYWEWWPNPIYTPGGENWLTDVSEIAGAINVFRDYPVANVKATREMVGQRDPDHICVVWCGIELRRIKPAMITERPEWQEMTAIRCNQVHLLEEGLYCRPSPRILDGLEKLVALIHPEK is encoded by the coding sequence ATGCGCATCGTATCCATCTGTCCGAGCAATACGGAGATCCTCTATTACCTGGGACTCGGTGATCAGGTCGTCGGTCTGGACGATCACTCCGATTGGCCAGAGGAATGGCAGCACTTGTCGAAAGTAGGACCGGACCTGACGATCGATCTGGATCGGGTCGCGGCTCTCAAGCCGGATCTGGTCGTCGCCTCCCTCAGCGTTCCGGGCATGGAAGCAAATGTGGAGGCTTTGCAAGCACGCGGAATGCCCCACATCGTCCTCAACCCGTCACGGATCAAGGACATTGCCGCAGATATTCGGCTGGTAGGGGAAGCGACGGGCGTACACAAGCGGGCGGAGCAGCTCGCCGCTCATTTTGACGAAAGAATAGAAACCATCCGACAGCATTCTAGCCAGTATACATACAAACCCAAGCTGTACTGGGAGTGGTGGCCCAATCCGATCTACACGCCCGGCGGTGAAAACTGGCTCACCGATGTGAGTGAAATCGCCGGTGCGATCAATGTGTTTCGCGATTATCCCGTCGCAAATGTAAAAGCGACACGCGAGATGGTCGGGCAGCGAGATCCTGATCACATTTGCGTCGTCTGGTGCGGCATCGAGCTTCGCCGCATCAAGCCTGCCATGATTACCGAGCGGCCGGAATGGCAGGAGATGACCGCCATCCGCTGCAATCAGGTCCATCTTCTCGAAGAAGGGCTGTACTGCCGCCCCTCTCCGCGGATTCTCGACGGGCTGGAAAAGCTCGTGGCCCTCATTCATCCAGAGAAATAA
- a CDS encoding 3D domain-containing protein: MNGKLSVSFIALLIMVLTGFASDGYGYNAVGDRSIQAAFGIRETKEGQRVVKKRTVSASSFTQVIDKNDALLDQYPKVRVVATGYYAGFESTGKNPSHPSYGITYSGVKVRRDDYSTIAADLNIFPIGTVLYIPGYGYGVVADKGGAIRGHKIDLYFETKQDVFKQWGKKSLDVYVVRRGDGKLTEALLNSLNQKGIAAMAEVTN; the protein is encoded by the coding sequence ATGAATGGAAAGCTGTCAGTGAGTTTCATCGCTCTGCTCATCATGGTGCTGACGGGATTTGCGAGCGATGGATACGGCTACAATGCAGTTGGAGATCGCAGCATCCAGGCTGCATTTGGAATCAGGGAAACCAAAGAGGGGCAGAGAGTGGTCAAAAAACGGACCGTCTCGGCCAGCTCATTCACTCAAGTCATCGATAAAAACGACGCACTCCTGGATCAATATCCAAAAGTGCGTGTGGTAGCGACAGGCTATTACGCCGGGTTCGAGTCGACGGGAAAAAATCCGTCACATCCGTCCTATGGAATCACATATTCAGGCGTCAAAGTGCGAAGAGATGATTATTCGACGATTGCGGCCGACCTCAACATCTTTCCAATCGGAACGGTGCTGTACATTCCGGGCTACGGCTACGGGGTCGTGGCAGACAAGGGCGGAGCGATTCGCGGACATAAGATTGACCTGTATTTTGAAACCAAACAAGATGTATTCAAGCAATGGGGGAAAAAATCCCTGGATGTCTATGTCGTACGGCGCGGTGATGGAAAGCTGACGGAAGCCCTTTTGAATAGCCTGAATCAGAAAGGGATCGCTGCGATGGCAGAAGTCACAAATTAA
- the kynA gene encoding tryptophan 2,3-dioxygenase, which produces MPQSHDQNHKQSALDKDIHTDFAKEMTYGDYLQLDKILSSQVRQSDEHDEMLFIIIHQVSELWMKQIRHELAAAMECIRSNDLEPAFKMFARVSRIQQQLIKSWDVLSTLTPADYLKFRDKLGHSSGFQSYQNRLIEFTLGFKNAHVLAVYQHQPELYAQLTQALQEPSIYDAAIMAMAVRGLPVDPECLDRDWSQPYQPNASVEQAWLTVYRDVKRYWDLYELAEKLVDIASQQQQWRFNHMTTVERIIGQKQGTGGSAGVAYLRRALDHRFFPELWSLRTEL; this is translated from the coding sequence ATGCCACAGAGTCATGATCAAAACCACAAGCAGTCAGCGCTGGATAAGGATATTCATACCGACTTTGCAAAGGAAATGACCTATGGAGACTACCTGCAGCTAGATAAGATCCTGTCGAGCCAAGTGAGACAGTCTGACGAGCATGATGAAATGCTCTTCATCATCATCCATCAGGTGAGTGAATTGTGGATGAAGCAGATCCGGCACGAGCTGGCGGCAGCTATGGAGTGCATACGGAGCAATGATCTGGAGCCAGCCTTTAAAATGTTCGCACGGGTCTCCCGGATCCAGCAGCAGCTGATCAAGTCATGGGACGTCCTCTCGACGCTGACACCGGCTGATTACTTGAAATTCAGAGACAAACTGGGGCATTCCTCCGGCTTCCAGTCCTATCAAAACCGTCTGATTGAATTTACCCTCGGCTTCAAGAACGCGCACGTGCTCGCCGTGTATCAGCATCAGCCTGAGCTTTACGCACAATTGACGCAGGCTCTGCAGGAGCCCAGCATATACGATGCAGCCATTATGGCGATGGCAGTCCGAGGCTTGCCGGTCGATCCGGAATGTCTGGACCGAGACTGGTCGCAGCCTTACCAGCCGAATGCCAGTGTCGAGCAGGCATGGCTGACCGTTTACCGGGATGTGAAACGGTACTGGGATCTGTATGAGCTTGCGGAGAAGCTGGTGGACATCGCGAGTCAACAGCAGCAATGGCGTTTCAACCACATGACGACCGTCGAGCGCATCATCGGACAAAAGCAGGGAACGGGCGGTTCTGCCGGTGTCGCCTATTTGCGGAGGGCGCTGGATCATCGTTTTTTCCCTGAGCTTTGGAGCCTTCGAACAGAGCTGTAA
- a CDS encoding YuiB family protein codes for MSLLQFVVSIVLFTVLGFGIGFILNMILKTTWLPVVIAVGVLVGALVYQQIVPGIWDALILGCGMAGTVASGWTIQTLRKKGYRMF; via the coding sequence ATGAGCTTGCTTCAATTCGTGGTATCCATCGTTCTTTTTACCGTGCTGGGATTCGGCATCGGATTCATTTTAAACATGATTTTGAAAACGACCTGGCTGCCTGTCGTCATTGCCGTAGGTGTACTGGTCGGTGCCTTGGTCTATCAACAGATTGTGCCAGGAATTTGGGACGCGCTGATCCTGGGCTGCGGAATGGCAGGTACCGTAGCCAGTGGCTGGACGATTCAGACTTTGCGAAAAAAAGGTTATCGGATGTTTTAG
- a CDS encoding YuiA family protein translates to MRSKQEQCPYCEGQGYFQLLLGGTENCPNCEGSGTHHQQEPVSASKKY, encoded by the coding sequence ATGAGATCAAAACAAGAACAATGCCCGTACTGCGAAGGACAAGGGTATTTCCAACTGCTCCTGGGCGGAACGGAGAACTGTCCAAACTGTGAAGGCTCTGGCACCCATCATCAGCAGGAACCTGTCTCAGCCTCAAAAAAATACTGA